A genomic stretch from Halalkalibacillus sediminis includes:
- the fliO gene encoding flagellar biosynthetic protein FliO produces the protein MKHLLIFLALLSTLMVLPISTSAECEDGSSVEECMEDGGESPEESTEEDSTSENEGTNLGTEEDENEQAIADSNQSLFLDFVKMIAALALVLGLIYFLLKFLQKRNRLYQQSKSLENLGGIALGSNKSVQVVRIGNQYFVVGVGDNVNLLTPIDDPETIDELTKEQPPSPGSSSFQSLLKSLQNRQKNPYQEQETNRQFKMELQSMKNARDRVMKRNRNRDEDSDV, from the coding sequence ATGAAACACTTATTAATATTTTTAGCTTTATTATCAACTTTAATGGTGCTCCCAATTTCAACATCTGCTGAATGTGAAGATGGTTCTTCAGTGGAAGAATGTATGGAAGACGGTGGGGAGTCACCTGAAGAATCGACCGAAGAGGATTCTACTAGTGAGAACGAGGGGACCAATTTAGGTACCGAAGAAGATGAAAATGAACAGGCAATTGCAGATTCAAACCAATCGCTCTTTTTAGACTTTGTCAAAATGATAGCTGCATTAGCGTTAGTTCTTGGTCTTATTTATTTTCTATTAAAATTCTTACAAAAAAGGAACAGACTTTATCAACAATCAAAATCACTTGAAAACTTAGGGGGAATTGCCCTCGGTTCGAACAAATCAGTTCAAGTGGTGCGGATCGGGAACCAATATTTCGTGGTAGGTGTTGGTGATAATGTGAATTTATTAACACCGATAGATGATCCTGAAACGATCGATGAATTAACTAAAGAACAACCTCCTAGCCCAGGGAGTTCTAGTTTCCAAAGCTTGTTAAAAAGCTTGCAAAACCGTCAGAAAAACCCTTACCAGGAGCAGGAAACGAACCGTCAATTCAAAATGGAACTTCAATCGATGAAAAATGCGAGGGATCGAGTAATGAAACGAAATCGAAATCGAGATGAGGATTCAGATGTCTGA
- the fliY gene encoding flagellar motor switch phosphatase FliY, whose amino-acid sequence MNKNDDMLSQEEIDALLNGEQSSGSDEPNNSEDKVQDQVESNGSDPLIEDHLSSIEVDAIGELGNISFGSSATALSTLLNQKVEITTPTVSMVSNEDLEDEFPTPHVAVFVHYTEGFEGSNLFIIRNKDAAIIADLMLGGDGTSPNEDLGEIQLSAVQEAMNQMMGSAATSMSSIFNKRIDISPPKTMLLDVPAGEGTEYVPNESLFVKVSFDLKVGTLIDSSIMQLLPVHFAKDFVDELLNADEEEDASTQKSQNDTQPSQQKKKSEPVEQSTQQTSNQGQTKDTRRPQQIGGSGRSGSSEVESAQFSDFNEDNALESHEKRNLDLLMDIPLDVSVELGRTRRTIKDILDMSAGSIVELDKLAGEPVDILVNNKLIAKGEVVVIEENFGVRVTDILTQSERLKKLR is encoded by the coding sequence ATGAATAAAAACGATGATATGTTATCACAGGAAGAAATTGATGCTTTACTGAATGGTGAACAGTCATCTGGAAGTGATGAACCTAACAACAGTGAAGATAAGGTACAAGACCAAGTGGAATCAAATGGTTCTGATCCCCTTATTGAAGATCATCTTTCTTCTATTGAAGTAGATGCTATCGGTGAGTTAGGCAACATTTCTTTTGGTAGTTCTGCAACAGCACTTTCTACGTTGTTGAATCAAAAGGTTGAAATTACAACTCCTACTGTCTCTATGGTCAGTAACGAAGATCTTGAAGACGAATTTCCGACGCCTCATGTTGCTGTTTTTGTTCACTATACTGAGGGGTTTGAAGGCTCAAATTTATTTATAATCAGAAATAAGGACGCTGCAATTATTGCTGACCTTATGCTTGGTGGGGATGGTACTTCACCAAATGAGGATTTGGGTGAAATTCAATTAAGTGCGGTTCAAGAAGCTATGAATCAAATGATGGGATCTGCAGCGACGAGTATGTCATCAATATTTAATAAAAGGATAGATATTTCACCACCCAAAACCATGTTGCTCGATGTTCCAGCTGGTGAGGGGACTGAGTATGTCCCAAATGAAAGTTTATTCGTAAAAGTATCATTTGATTTGAAAGTTGGTACATTGATTGATTCAAGCATTATGCAACTGCTTCCGGTACATTTTGCAAAGGATTTTGTAGACGAATTGCTCAATGCTGATGAGGAAGAAGATGCTTCGACTCAGAAAAGTCAAAATGATACTCAACCTTCTCAACAAAAGAAAAAGTCTGAGCCAGTAGAGCAGTCGACTCAGCAGACTTCTAACCAAGGTCAAACTAAAGATACACGCAGACCACAACAAATCGGGGGATCAGGTAGATCAGGGTCGAGCGAGGTAGAATCAGCCCAATTCTCTGATTTTAATGAAGACAATGCACTTGAAAGTCATGAGAAACGTAACTTAGACCTACTGATGGATATTCCTTTAGATGTATCTGTGGAGTTAGGACGCACTCGTAGAACCATCAAAGATATATTGGACATGAGTGCAGGGTCGATTGTGGAGCTTGATAAATTAGCTGGTGAGCCTGTTGATATTTTGGTTAACAACAAGTTGATCGCTAAAGGGGAAGTTGTAGTAATTGAAGAGAACTTTGGAGTCAGAGTAACAGACATATTGACTCAATCTGAAAGACTAAAAAAACTGAGATAA
- the fliQ gene encoding flagellar biosynthesis protein FliQ: MSPDMVISLAERGVYTILIVVGPLLILALGVGLSVSIFQATTQIQEQTLAFIPKIVAVFIGIVFLGPWMLQRMIEFTINIFNSISQVAS; the protein is encoded by the coding sequence ATGAGTCCAGATATGGTCATTTCACTAGCCGAAAGAGGCGTATATACGATTTTGATAGTTGTTGGGCCGTTACTGATTCTAGCCTTAGGAGTAGGACTTTCAGTTAGTATTTTTCAGGCAACAACTCAGATTCAAGAACAAACTCTAGCATTTATCCCGAAAATAGTTGCTGTTTTTATTGGGATTGTCTTTCTTGGCCCTTGGATGTTGCAAAGAATGATTGAATTTACTATCAATATTTTTAATAGCATCAGCCAAGTAGCGAGTTAG
- the fliR gene encoding flagellar biosynthetic protein FliR, translating into MLELIDYARLPGFFLIVARIAGFFMLVPFFAYRTIPMMHRVGLVITLAWVMYFAVDVPLFILNGEFFILFLKELTVGLFLGLVAYIIISAVQIAGGFIDFQMGFAIANIVDPQTGVQSPIVGQYFYTFTLLFLVATNAHHLLLDGIFFSYEYIGFTDYIPIGDESFPTYAIQTFSAMFIIAFQMSIPIVGTLFLVDVALGMIARAVPQVNVFVVGLPLKILVSFLALFVSFGLFSILLTNLFELMFMSMRDLLRVMGGA; encoded by the coding sequence ATGCTGGAACTTATCGATTATGCCCGTTTACCGGGGTTTTTCCTCATCGTTGCTAGGATAGCTGGATTTTTCATGTTGGTTCCGTTTTTCGCTTACCGAACAATTCCAATGATGCATAGAGTTGGCTTGGTTATCACCTTAGCGTGGGTCATGTATTTTGCGGTAGACGTGCCTTTGTTCATCTTAAATGGAGAATTTTTCATTCTATTTTTGAAGGAATTGACTGTGGGTCTTTTCTTGGGATTGGTTGCCTATATAATTATATCAGCTGTACAAATTGCAGGTGGTTTCATTGATTTCCAAATGGGTTTTGCCATAGCAAACATCGTGGACCCACAAACTGGTGTGCAGAGTCCGATTGTTGGTCAGTATTTTTATACATTCACGCTTCTTTTTCTTGTAGCGACAAACGCACATCATTTATTGTTGGATGGAATTTTTTTCAGTTATGAATATATTGGTTTTACAGATTATATTCCAATCGGGGATGAATCATTTCCTACATATGCCATTCAAACATTCAGTGCAATGTTCATCATCGCTTTTCAGATGTCTATTCCTATTGTAGGTACATTGTTTCTAGTAGATGTAGCTTTGGGTATGATCGCTAGAGCAGTCCCGCAAGTTAACGTATTTGTGGTAGGTTTGCCACTGAAAATTTTAGTGAGTTTTCTAGCACTGTTTGTGTCGTTCGGTCTTTTTTCAATACTTTTGACAAATCTGTTTGAGTTGATGTTCATGTCTATGAGGGACTTACTTCGGGTAATGGGAGGCGCTTAA
- a CDS encoding response regulator: MGERILIVDDAAFMRMMIKDILEKNDFEVVGEAENGQEAVDKYHELKPDLMTLDITMPEKDGITALKEILGDDPSAKIIMCSAMGQQAMVIDAIQAGAKDFIVKPFQADRVLEAIKKALN, translated from the coding sequence ATGGGTGAAAGAATTTTGATTGTAGACGACGCAGCTTTTATGAGAATGATGATTAAAGATATTTTAGAAAAGAATGATTTTGAAGTAGTTGGCGAGGCAGAAAATGGCCAAGAAGCGGTTGATAAGTATCATGAGCTCAAACCAGATTTGATGACATTAGACATTACAATGCCTGAAAAAGATGGTATCACTGCTTTAAAAGAAATTTTGGGTGATGATCCTTCAGCGAAAATTATCATGTGTTCTGCTATGGGACAACAAGCGATGGTAATCGATGCCATTCAAGCGGGTGCTAAGGATTTCATCGTCAAACCTTTCCAAGCTGACCGTGTGTTAGAAGCAATAAAGAAAGCATTAAACTAA
- the fliP gene encoding flagellar type III secretion system pore protein FliP (The bacterial flagellar biogenesis protein FliP forms a type III secretion system (T3SS)-type pore required for flagellar assembly.): MSDFVNLFSENDPESISTAVQLLILLTVLTLAPSILILMTSFTRIVIVLSFVRTSLATQQMPPNQVLIGLALFLTFFIMAPTFNEVNEEALQPLFEEEITIDEAYDEASMPFKEFMSKHTRQKDLNLFLEYSGAERPETLEDIPLSSLIPAFAISELKTAFQMGFMIFIPFLVIDMAVASVLMSMGMMMLPPVMISLPFKILLFVIVDGWYLITHSVLESFS; this comes from the coding sequence ATGTCTGATTTTGTAAACCTCTTTTCTGAAAATGATCCAGAGAGTATATCAACAGCGGTTCAATTATTAATTTTACTGACGGTACTTACATTAGCTCCTAGTATTTTGATATTAATGACTAGTTTTACGCGAATAGTAATTGTCCTTTCTTTCGTAAGAACATCACTAGCGACACAGCAAATGCCACCCAACCAGGTACTCATCGGACTTGCGTTGTTCTTGACATTTTTTATCATGGCACCAACCTTCAACGAAGTAAATGAAGAGGCTCTACAGCCACTTTTCGAAGAGGAAATTACAATTGATGAAGCCTATGATGAAGCTAGTATGCCATTCAAAGAGTTCATGTCTAAACATACAAGACAAAAAGACCTGAATTTGTTTCTTGAGTACTCAGGAGCAGAACGACCTGAAACACTAGAAGATATTCCACTATCTTCATTAATACCAGCTTTTGCGATCAGTGAGTTGAAAACAGCCTTCCAAATGGGATTTATGATATTTATACCATTTCTAGTAATAGATATGGCGGTTGCAAGTGTTCTTATGTCAATGGGGATGATGATGCTACCTCCTGTAATGATTTCATTACCATTTAAGATTCTGTTGTTTGTTATCGTGGATGGATGGTACTTGATTACGCATTCAGTTTTAGAGAGTTTTTCATAG